One window of Actinomycetota bacterium genomic DNA carries:
- a CDS encoding O-antigen ligase family protein, with amino-acid sequence MDNKEITINFKEGSFLGKIRSFFSSANINFVYIFIALLAVFLLVNKYPYMIIAVLGILTLISFIALCMNHKINIIGFKLNIFLFIIYFYFLLSFLVSEQSLTSFLNFNFLRYDGSFFFCYLPFFVFSIIFLNYRKALKIYFYFLFSTFVLFAVFGFIEYSNFLQSVMVKIDDYYVGLMFVALNNAHNATGSVYAIVSVFALSFFLKGNKKEKIAYGAVLALCFIALLITKSRGSLLAFLGGAVFVFLLSSKSVLKFLRNFFLMGVLIVPVILLTDTLDRIKMIFYAKDLSTLTRISLWEKAITLFKQSPVIGIGYGRYNDVLWHFDSLRLTGKPGIAAMYTQQNFAFNDTNAHSSYFHFLAETGIIGLVLILIFWISCFTIIFKAYRTSNNSFNLKAYLSVLGGILTLFLLSFTENYMTAPTVMFCISVVVALSIGLCWQERKENHSEETSL; translated from the coding sequence ATGGATAATAAGGAAATTACAATTAATTTCAAAGAGGGTTCATTTCTGGGTAAAATCAGGAGTTTTTTTTCTTCTGCAAATATTAATTTTGTATATATTTTTATCGCTTTGCTGGCTGTTTTTTTACTTGTTAACAAATATCCATACATGATTATTGCAGTTCTGGGCATTCTCACACTAATAAGTTTTATCGCGCTTTGCATGAATCATAAAATCAATATTATCGGGTTTAAGCTTAATATTTTTCTTTTTATTATCTATTTTTATTTTTTATTAAGCTTTCTTGTTTCAGAACAGTCTTTAACAAGCTTTCTGAATTTTAATTTTCTAAGATATGACGGCAGTTTCTTTTTCTGCTATCTTCCTTTTTTTGTTTTTTCAATTATTTTTTTAAACTATAGAAAAGCATTAAAAATCTATTTTTATTTTTTATTTTCCACATTTGTCTTATTTGCAGTATTCGGGTTTATTGAGTATTCGAATTTTTTACAATCAGTTATGGTAAAAATAGATGATTATTATGTAGGCCTGATGTTTGTTGCTCTAAATAATGCCCATAATGCCACAGGTTCAGTTTATGCGATTGTCTCCGTTTTTGCCCTTTCTTTTTTTCTCAAAGGCAATAAAAAAGAAAAAATTGCTTATGGAGCTGTACTTGCCCTATGCTTTATCGCTCTTCTGATTACAAAAAGCAGGGGAAGTCTCCTGGCATTTCTGGGCGGTGCGGTATTTGTTTTTCTCTTATCCAGCAAATCTGTTTTAAAATTTTTAAGAAATTTTTTTTTAATGGGTGTATTGATAGTACCTGTAATTCTGCTCACTGATACCCTTGACAGAATAAAAATGATATTTTATGCGAAAGATTTGAGCACTTTAACCAGAATAAGCCTGTGGGAAAAAGCAATAACATTATTTAAACAAAGCCCAGTAATCGGGATAGGTTATGGGAGATATAATGATGTACTGTGGCACTTTGACAGTCTCAGGCTTACGGGAAAACCCGGTATAGCAGCTATGTATACTCAGCAGAATTTTGCTTTTAATGATACCAATGCGCATAGTTCTTATTTTCACTTTCTGGCAGAAACTGGAATTATAGGACTTGTTCTAATTTTAATTTTCTGGATTTCGTGTTTTACAATTATTTTTAAAGCTTACAGAACTTCAAATAACAGTTTTAATTTAAAAGCATATCTCTCTGTTCTTGGAGGTATACTTACACTGTTTCTATTGTCATTTACTGAAAACTATATGACAGCTCCCACAGTTATGTTCTGCATATCAGTAGTAGTTGCTCTTTCAATTGGCCTTTGCTGGCAGGAAAGAAAAGAAAATCATTCTGAAGAAACTAGCTTGTAA
- a CDS encoding glycosyltransferase, translating into MIRLQNPVDITVAMSVYGYKKNVRDTIESILNQTFDNFEFIIIDDGCNYDLEQIVKSYNDKRLLFVKNEENLGLTRSLIKIKEIFKGKYIARIDAGNLACKTRLEKQFQFLEEKPDYYLIGSSVLLFDDNREELCKIIASDNPDFIKKMLPDHNMINHSSILFRNDCELYYREKFKYSQDYDFYLNLISKGKKIGNLKEVLTWELFSKGSITYSRQNEQKFFEKLARNFYYERLESGNDSYNNFDINNLGIDQNLVKNFEKHSKSIDSLFFEKQKIYYLLRSLRLKKARQSIKSILKDKFNFKMFVYYIVSFSPSVIKALNKKDKVEFE; encoded by the coding sequence ATGATCAGACTTCAAAATCCTGTAGACATAACTGTTGCAATGAGTGTCTATGGCTATAAGAAAAATGTCAGAGACACCATAGAAAGTATTTTAAATCAGACATTTGATAATTTTGAATTTATTATTATAGATGATGGCTGTAATTACGATCTGGAGCAAATAGTTAAAAGCTATAATGATAAAAGATTGTTATTTGTTAAAAATGAAGAAAACTTAGGTCTTACCAGATCTTTGATAAAAATAAAGGAAATCTTTAAAGGGAAATATATAGCAAGAATTGATGCAGGCAATCTGGCATGTAAAACCAGGCTTGAGAAGCAATTTCAATTTTTGGAAGAAAAACCTGATTACTATCTCATCGGTTCTTCTGTTTTGCTTTTTGATGACAACAGAGAGGAACTATGCAAAATTATTGCCAGCGATAATCCTGATTTCATTAAAAAAATGTTACCGGATCATAATATGATAAATCATTCTTCCATTCTGTTCAGAAATGATTGCGAGCTATATTACAGGGAAAAGTTTAAATATTCCCAGGATTATGATTTCTATTTAAATCTTATCAGCAAAGGGAAAAAGATAGGAAACTTGAAAGAGGTTCTTACCTGGGAGCTTTTTTCCAAAGGCTCAATTACTTATAGCAGGCAAAATGAGCAGAAGTTTTTTGAAAAACTCGCAAGAAATTTTTATTATGAAAGACTTGAATCTGGTAATGACAGTTATAATAATTTTGATATAAATAATCTTGGTATTGATCAGAATTTAGTTAAAAATTTTGAGAAGCATTCAAAGAGCATAGATTCTCTTTTTTTTGAAAAACAGAAAATTTATTATCTTTTAAGATCGCTTAGATTAAAAAAAGCAAGACAGAGCATTAAATCGATATTAAAAGATAAATTTAACTTTAAAATGTTTGTCTATTATATTGTTTCATTTTCCCCCTCTGTAATAAAGGCTTTAAATAAAAAGGATAAAGTTGAGTTTGAATAA
- a CDS encoding glycosyltransferase family 4 protein, whose protein sequence is MNNKINIAYISRTSNLTGAEKITLDLVKALNKDKFKPIVFLPDNKGVFYDELTSSEIDTRIIEMPFLRITYNPFSLMKFFINIIVLNRKFKKIFENENIKIVSCNTIHEALFIFRAVSFLKLKLIICFKNILDKKWKKKIRAKFCSKFAARIIAVSKKAELDYTRFTNSKKENSVVINDSIDYKDYLNGFKSFEINYPGKNNLDFIIVNIGSIQELKGQLMLLQAINSDILKNYQIKVFLVGEIYHKNDTPYKLKIIDFIKENALENKVFMPGYQKDVRNYLSFSDLFVHCPVIDDAFPRVILEAFCLSKITLATRTGGIPEMIEDGFNGYLSEIDKNHLAEKIEFIYKNRDKLSMIKENALNSVKDKFSLKTQVRQTEDIYFEILGKERNR, encoded by the coding sequence TTGAATAATAAAATAAATATAGCATACATATCCCGTACCTCTAATTTAACAGGTGCTGAAAAAATCACTCTTGATTTGGTAAAGGCATTAAATAAAGATAAGTTTAAGCCAATAGTGTTTCTTCCTGACAATAAAGGTGTTTTTTATGATGAGCTGACATCTTCAGAGATAGATACAAGAATAATAGAGATGCCTTTTTTGAGAATTACCTATAATCCTTTCTCGCTGATGAAATTTTTTATAAATATAATTGTTCTAAATAGAAAGTTTAAGAAAATATTTGAAAACGAAAATATAAAAATAGTAAGCTGCAACACCATACATGAAGCATTATTTATATTTAGGGCAGTTAGCTTTCTGAAATTAAAACTTATAATTTGTTTTAAGAATATTCTTGATAAAAAATGGAAAAAAAAGATAAGAGCAAAATTCTGCAGTAAATTTGCTGCCAGAATAATAGCAGTCTCAAAAAAGGCGGAACTCGATTATACGCGGTTTACTAATAGTAAAAAAGAAAATTCAGTTGTTATTAATGATTCTATTGATTATAAAGATTACCTTAATGGATTTAAATCATTCGAGATAAACTATCCGGGAAAGAATAACTTAGATTTTATAATTGTAAACATTGGAAGCATCCAGGAGCTCAAAGGCCAGCTAATGCTTTTACAGGCAATTAATAGCGATATATTAAAAAATTATCAGATAAAAGTATTTCTGGTTGGAGAAATTTATCATAAAAATGACACTCCATATAAGTTAAAAATAATTGATTTTATAAAAGAAAATGCTTTGGAAAATAAAGTTTTTATGCCGGGTTATCAAAAAGATGTGAGAAATTACTTATCGTTTTCGGATCTGTTCGTGCATTGCCCAGTTATAGATGATGCATTTCCAAGAGTTATACTTGAAGCTTTTTGCCTGAGTAAGATTACTCTTGCTACAAGAACAGGAGGCATACCTGAGATGATAGAAGATGGCTTTAACGGATATCTGAGTGAAATAGATAAAAACCATCTTGCAGAAAAAATTGAATTTATTTATAAAAACAGAGACAAGCTCAGCATGATAAAGGAGAATGCTCTTAATTCTGTTAAAGACAAATTTAGTCTTAAAACACAGGTAAGACAGACAGAGGATATATATTTTGAAATTCTGGGAAAAGAAAGAAACAGATAA
- a CDS encoding glycosyltransferase family 2 protein has product MENRKIAIITINYNTESLIERFIDSIVSQTYKNWLIAIANNSDSDKILNRVIQKYSEIEIYVVNINKNVGYSKANNISFEYLKNNNKLNSDDLVLVSNEDIVMEDSDFLKKSVEFFDKDDCSFIGPKIINNDGSMMLPHKKETGYLKCLLHFGNNGIADKIFNINSYFKKIINPSEVFLINGACFFARFKDFDKVGMFDENTFIYYAEELLFRKVKNAGLKVKYIPEIYVKHDHSGTVKKNYNPVFKKKFVYEAEIYFLTGILRVKKFLLLLFKAERKIEFVLISLFHKISKN; this is encoded by the coding sequence ATGGAAAATAGAAAAATAGCAATTATCACGATTAACTATAATACTGAAAGTCTTATTGAAAGGTTTATTGATTCAATTGTCAGTCAGACTTATAAAAACTGGCTTATTGCAATAGCTAACAATAGTGATTCAGACAAAATTTTAAATAGAGTTATACAAAAATATAGCGAAATTGAAATATATGTTGTAAACATTAACAAAAATGTTGGATACAGTAAGGCAAACAATATCTCTTTTGAATATTTGAAAAATAACAACAAATTGAATTCTGATGATCTGGTGCTTGTAAGTAACGAGGACATTGTCATGGAAGACAGTGATTTTTTAAAGAAATCAGTTGAATTTTTTGATAAAGATGACTGCAGTTTCATAGGTCCCAAAATAATTAATAATGATGGTTCAATGATGCTTCCTCATAAAAAGGAAACAGGATATTTAAAATGTCTTTTACATTTTGGAAATAACGGAATAGCTGATAAAATTTTTAATATCAACAGTTATTTTAAAAAAATTATAAATCCATCTGAAGTATTTCTTATAAATGGTGCATGTTTTTTTGCAAGGTTTAAAGATTTTGATAAAGTAGGAATGTTTGATGAAAATACTTTTATATATTATGCCGAAGAACTTCTTTTCAGGAAAGTAAAGAATGCCGGATTAAAAGTAAAATACATCCCTGAAATTTATGTAAAACATGATCATTCCGGTACTGTTAAAAAGAATTATAATCCTGTTTTTAAGAAAAAATTTGTATATGAGGCAGAAATTTACTTCCTTACCGGAATTTTAAGAGTTAAAAAATTTTTGTTATTGCTATTTAAAGCTGAAAGAAAAATCGAATTTGTTCTTATCAGTCTTTTTCATAAAATAAGCAAAAACTAA